GTCGGCACGGCGGTGCGGCGCCGCCCAGGCATTGAGCGGTGCCGTTGTCAGCCACGCTCGTGACACGGGGTTTCGACGAGTGGTGCTCTGGGTGGCCAGCGCCAACGCCGGGGCCGACCGGCTCTACGCCGGCCTCGGGTTTACCCGCACCGGTCGCACCGACACCTTCCAACCGCCGCGCGACACCTACACCGAATGGGAGCTCGAGTTGATGCTGTAACCGGCTGGGCCGAAGCCCATGCCCTCAGTCCATCGTCGGACGGCGGCGGTTGGCCTTCTTCTCGCTCTGCTGGCGTTTGGCCTCGAGCCGCCGCCGCTTGGAGCCACGGGTGGGCCGGGTGGCCCGACGAGGCGCCTTTGGTGGCGCCAGCGCCGCACGGATCCGGCCGGCCAGCTGAGAGCGGGCCTCCACCCGGTTCTTCCACTGGGAGCGGTGGCGATCGACCATCACACGGGCCTCGTCGCCGAACTGCTCGATCAGCCTGGCGCGCTGGCGATCGCTGAGCACCGTCGAGGCGACGAGGTCGTAGCGAACGTCGACCCGAGTGTCGGAGGTGTTGGCGTGCTGCCCACCCGGCCCACCCGACCGGGTGAACTGCCAAGTCAGCTCGTTCTCGGGGATGGTCAGGCGTTCGTTCACCTTCAACCCGCGTTCGGAGGGAACGGTCTTGTGTGATCCGTCGGCCATTGCACCAGTGTCGTCGATCGAGCACCGCCGGCCGCATCGCTGGCGCCTGGGCCGCCGACCCCGCCAGGTCGCCGTCGACCATGTGGGCTGTGCGGCGCAACTCAGACGACGACGTTGACCATGCGGCCGGGGACGATGATCACCTTGCGGGGCTCGGTGCCCTCGAGGTGGGCGGCAACGTTGTCGATCGCCAGAGCGGCGGCGGTCATCGTGGCCTGGTCGGCATCGGCCGCCACCGTGATGTGACCCCGCACCTTGCCGTTCACCTGCACGGGCAGCTCGATCGTGTCCTCGGTCAGCAGGCCCTCGTCGACCATCGGGAACGGGGCCCACACCACCGACGTGTCGTGGCCCAGCTTGGCCCACAGTTCCTCGCCGATGTGGGGGGCCACGATGCCGAGCAACTGCACCAGCGGCTCGGCCACCTCCCGGGCCACCGGAGCGGCCGCTTTGGTGAGGTGGTTGTTCAGCTCGATCAGCTTGGCGATGGCGGTGTTGGCGTGCAGGGCGTCGAGGTCCTCCCCAACCCCGGCCACGGTGCGGGCCACCAGGCGCCGGGTCTCGTCGTCGGCCGGCCGGTCGACCACGGTCAGCTCACCGGTGTCCTCGTCGACCAGGTTGCGCCACAGCCGCTGGAGGAACCGCTGCATGCCCACCACGTCGCGCGTACTCCAGGGACGGCTGGACTCGAGTGGGCCGCCGGACAGCTCGTAGAGCCGGAACGTGTCGGCGCCGAACGCGTCGTACATCTCATCGGGCGTCACCATGTTCTTCAGGCTCTTGCCCATCTTGCCGTACTCGCGGTTGACCGGCTGACCCTCGAAGAGGAACTCCCCGTCGACCTCGGTCACCTCGGAGGCCTCGACGTATTGGCCCCTGGCATCGGTGTAGGCGTAGGCCTGGATGTAGCCCTGGTTGACCAGCCGGTGGAACGGCTCGGGCGAGCTGACCAGGCCCAGGTCGAACAGCACCTTGTGCCAGAAGCGGGCGTACAGCAGGTGCAGCACGGCGTGCTCGACGCCGCCGACGTACAGGTCCACGCCACCGACGGTCTGGCCCTCGCCAGACGCATCCGGGCTGTCACTTGGGGAACGCGGCCCCATCCAGTAGCGCTCCACCTCGGGGTCGACGAAGCGCTCGGCGTTGGTCGGGTCGAGGTAGCGCAGCTCGTACCAGCACGAGCCCGCCCACTGGGGCATCACGTTGAGCTCGCGGCGGTAGGTCCGGGGACCATCGCCCAGATCGACCTCCACGTTGACCCACTCCTCCACCCGGCCGAGCGGCGGCACCGGGTTGGAGTCGGCATCGTCGGGGTCGTGTGCCTGGGGCGAGTAGTCCTCCACCTCGGGCAGCTCGACCGGCAGCTCCGAGTCGGGCAGCGCCCGCGGGCCGTGCTCGTCCCACACGATCGGGAACGGCTCGCCCCAGTAGCGCTGGCGGCTGAACAGCCAGTCCCGCAGCCGGTAGGTGATGGCGGCCTCGCCGCGGTCGATCGATTCCAGCCACCCGTTGATCAGCGCGACCGCCTCGGCAATCGTGCGCCGACCGTTCAGATCGACGTTCTCGTTGGCGGAGCCGACGTAGGCGCCCTCGCCGACGAAAGCCTCGGGCCATGTGGCGGTCTCCAGGGTGGGCTCCAGGTCGCGTGCGGCGAACCACTCATCCGACGGCTGTTGAATGGCGGTGATCGGCAGCCCGTAGTCGCGTGCAAACTCGAAGTCGCGTTCGTCGCCGGCCGGCACGGCCATGATGGCGCCGGTGCCGTAACCCATGAGGACGTAGTCGGCGATGAAGACCGGTACCGGTTCGCCGTTGACCGGGTTGGTGGCAACAGCGCCGATGGCGACGCCGGACTTCTGGCGGTCCTCCTGGCGCTCGCGATCGGTCTTGGCCGAGGCGGCGGCCCGGTAGGCGGCGACCGCCTCTCGAGGTGTCGCCGCCGCAGCGCCGTCGGCGGTGGCCCGGCGCCACCTGTCCGGCGTGCCTTCCCGCCATGCGTCGGGCACCAGCGCGTCGACCATCGGGTGCTCGGGCGCCAGCACCATGAAGGTGGCGCCGAAGAGCGTGTCGGGCCGGGTGGTGAACACCTCGATGTCGCCGGCGTCGCTGGCGAAGCGAACCTGGGCGCCGGTCGAGCGGCCGATCCAGTTGCGCTGCATCACCTTGATCGGCTCGGGCCAATCGAGCAGGTCCAGGTCGGCGAGCAACCG
This window of the Candidatus Microthrix subdominans genome carries:
- the arfB gene encoding aminoacyl-tRNA hydrolase; translated protein: MADGSHKTVPSERGLKVNERLTIPENELTWQFTRSGGPGGQHANTSDTRVDVRYDLVASTVLSDRQRARLIEQFGDEARVMVDRHRSQWKNRVEARSQLAGRIRAALAPPKAPRRATRPTRGSKRRRLEAKRQQSEKKANRRRPTMD
- a CDS encoding leucine--tRNA ligase, with the translated sequence MADTLPPYRYTPELAADIELRWQERWEADGTYEAPNPSGPLADPEAVAGRPRRYVLDMFPYPSGAGLHVGHPFGFISTDVYARYRRTRGDNVLHAMGYDSFGLPAEQYAVRTGAHPRTTTEDNIAIMRRQLRRIGLGHDARRSVATTDVDFYRWTQWIFTRIFESWFDPDADVARPIAELEASFESGERATPDGRVWDELTEGERRAIIDAHRLVYSAEMPVNWCPGLGTVLANEEVTAEGRSDIGNYPVFRRNMRQWVMRITAYADRLLADLDLLDWPEPIKVMQRNWIGRSTGAQVRFASDAGDIEVFTTRPDTLFGATFMVLAPEHPMVDALVPDAWREGTPDRWRRATADGAAAATPREAVAAYRAAASAKTDRERQEDRQKSGVAIGAVATNPVNGEPVPVFIADYVLMGYGTGAIMAVPAGDERDFEFARDYGLPITAIQQPSDEWFAARDLEPTLETATWPEAFVGEGAYVGSANENVDLNGRRTIAEAVALINGWLESIDRGEAAITYRLRDWLFSRQRYWGEPFPIVWDEHGPRALPDSELPVELPEVEDYSPQAHDPDDADSNPVPPLGRVEEWVNVEVDLGDGPRTYRRELNVMPQWAGSCWYELRYLDPTNAERFVDPEVERYWMGPRSPSDSPDASGEGQTVGGVDLYVGGVEHAVLHLLYARFWHKVLFDLGLVSSPEPFHRLVNQGYIQAYAYTDARGQYVEASEVTEVDGEFLFEGQPVNREYGKMGKSLKNMVTPDEMYDAFGADTFRLYELSGGPLESSRPWSTRDVVGMQRFLQRLWRNLVDEDTGELTVVDRPADDETRRLVARTVAGVGEDLDALHANTAIAKLIELNNHLTKAAAPVAREVAEPLVQLLGIVAPHIGEELWAKLGHDTSVVWAPFPMVDEGLLTEDTIELPVQVNGKVRGHITVAADADQATMTAAALAIDNVAAHLEGTEPRKVIIVPGRMVNVVV